The DNA region ACGCTCCCGTGGACGAGCTGCCACAGGCTCGCCTGCCGGCTCCGTCGTCCCGGCGCCGCGTCGCGGACCGCCTCCCGCGCGGAGTCCGGGAACCCGAAGTCCCGCACGTCGCGGGCGATGACGCGTTCGGTGTACGCGGTGCGGGCGGCGTGCCACGCCTCCGGCGTCACCAGGCGGATCACCGGTGCGGCGCCCATGGGCAAGCGCGTGACCTCCTCCAGGACCGGCAGCACCACGTCCGCGAGGTCGCTCACCGCCGCGCCCAACGGGATCTCACGAGGCGCTTCCACGCGGACATCACACAGCGGCACGGTTCCTCGTTCCCTGCGGCCCACCGGTACGCGACAGGACAGCCCAGACGATCTTCCCCGGCCCTTCGCGGTCCTGCACGCCCCACTGCCCCTCGCAGAGTGCGTCGACCAGGAGGAGCCCGCGCCCCGACTCGGCGTCGTCCGACGCGCTCCGGAGCTGCGGGCGCTGCTCGGCGATGTCGTGCACCTCGATGCGCACGCCGTGCTCCAGCCGCTCGAACCGCGTCGCGATCACATTCCCGTACGGCGGGTGCGCGTGCTTCACGGCGTTGGTCACCAGCTCGGTCAGCACCAACACGGCATCGCCCGCCAGGCTGTCCAGGCCCCACACCTCCAGGTGCCCGAGCAGCAGCCACCGCGCCTTGGCGACCGAACGAGGCGTGGGCGGCCACGTCTTCACGACGTTCCCCGGCCGACGAGAGCGCGCTGCTCGATCGGGTCGCCGGCCGGGTAACACGGCCGAGGGAGAGAACAGTCGGACGATGCGGTGCCTCACGTCGGCGCTCCTTGCGGCGTCGGCCGTGCCCCGGGCCGTTCGCGCCCTGGGTCTCCGGTTGTCACTCACGCGCTCATCGGCAACACTGAGCGTGACAAGAATGTCGCCGGAATGACGCCCTGGCGCGACGACACTGGAGGCGTCATTCCGACGACACACAGGGCGTCATTTCGGTGTCATTACGAGCACCGAAGGGCTAGCGTGGACCTATGAGCACACCAACGCCGAACGGCACTCTGCGAGCGGTCCGGATGGGGCTGCTCATGTCGCAGGACGACTTCGCCCGCGCGCTGCGTGAGGCCGGCGAGCGGGCGGGGGCGCCCAACGACGCCAGCAAGCGACTCGTCCAGCGATGGGAGAGCGGTACGACGGCGGCCCCGCGCGCCGTGTACGCCCGCGCCCTGGAGTCCGTCACGGGGCTGCCCATAGAGTCGCTCGGGTTCGCCGCGCCCGTTCCGGAAGCGCGCCTCGCGAGCGACGGCCACGGCGGGCACGACCTTGAGGCGCGTACCGCCGGGACGACGACCCGAGGGGCCCAGCCCACTGCGAGGGCCTCGACGCCGTCCAACTACAGCGGCGTATGGCTGAGTCGTTACGAGTACTACTCGAGCGGACGCCAGGACACGTTCACCGGCCTTCACCATGTCGTGGTGCTCCAGCACGGGAGCCGCCTCACCGTGCGCAGCATCCCCGGCTCGGCGGACTCGCAGCTCACCATGGACCTGACCGTCGACGGCCCTGTCGTCACGGGCACTTGGGTCGAGCAGACGGCCGACGAGAGCTATTACCGGGGCGCCCGCTATCACGGGGCGATTCAGATGCTCGCCGAACCCACCGGCCGTCGCCTGAGCGGAAAGTGGGTCGGCTTCGGGAAGGAGATGGACGTCAACACCGGCCCCTGGGACCTCGTCTTCCAGGACGCCTCGACCAACAAGGCGACTCTGGCCGCGTACGGTCGTCGCCCGGAGAGCGCGTAGCACGCGGCCACACGCAGCACGGAGCCGGCCACTGTCGACACGCGCACCCGCAAGGTCAGGGCAGCGTATTCACCCGTCCGGACTGGAAGCCGTTATCGGGAACCGAACATATGGACTTTAGCCCGGCGTTGTCCGGATTTGTCGACGAGCCTGTAACAGCGGTTAGGGGCCGGTCGGGTGACGGGAAATCTGACCGGCATGAACGTGAACCACCGCGCCTCCGCGACCGCCGCCCCGCTCCCCCGCTTCGACAGCAGCGTGCTGACCGCGCGCCGGCTGCGCGAGCACGGCCTGACGCCCGCCGCGATCGCCGAACGGTGCCGTCCCGGCGGCCCGTGGCGGCAACTGCTCCCGCAGGTCTACCTGTTGCACCCGGGGCCACCGAGCAGCCGCGAGCGCGTGGAGGCCGCGCTGCTGTACGCGGGGCGTGAACCGGGCGCGCCCGGCCCCGTCGGCGGCGGGCAGGAGGCCATGGTGACCGGTCCCGCCGCGCTGGCCCTGCACCGGTTCTCCTCGGTGCCGCCGCTGCCCGGACTGCCGGTGATCGACGTGCTGGTGGCCGCCCGGCGGCGGCTGCACGACGCCCGCGGGGTGTCGGTGCACCGGGCCGCCCGGCCGCTGCCGCGCCCGCAGGACGTCGACGGGCTGCCCTGCGCGCCGGTGCCGCGGGCGCTGGCCGACGCGGTCGCCGAGATCGACGACGTGGACACCGTACGGCTGCTGCTGTCCGAGGCGGTGCGCGGCGGGCACTGCGACGCCTCCGCGGTGCTGCGGGAACTGGCCGAGGCGGGACTGGCCGAACTGCCGTACGTGACGCCCGCGGTGCGCGAACTGCACGTCGCCGAACGGGAGACGGCCGAGGGCCGGCTGTACGCGATGGTGCGCGACCAGGCGCTGCCCGACCCGGTGTGGAACGTGGAGCTGCGACTGCCGGGCGGTCCGCCGCTGGGCGCGGTGGACGCGTACTGGCCGGAGCACGCCGTCGCGGTGTCGGTGGACGCCGGCCCGCTGGACGACGCGGCGTGGGCGCGCAGGGCCCGGCAGGGCGAGCGGCTGGAGGCGCTGGGCATCACGCTGATCCATCTGACCCCGGCCGCGCTCGCCGCGTCGCCCGAACAGCAGGCGACGGTGGTCAGGACCGCGCTGATGGCGTCCGCGGACCGGACGCCCGCGGCGTACGTGGTGGTGACGCCCCGCTGACCGGCGCCTCCTGCGACCGGCGTACGTCGGCTGCGTCCATATGTCCGGCGCGTGGGTGAAAGTCCCTGGTGGCGGTGGCGGGTTTGCGCCATCCGAACACCAAGTGAAGGTCAACACTCCCCAAAGCGCACCCCATTCGCGCAAGGTGAGCGGTCGTACGACTCCGCACTTCGAACAGCCAGTGCCCGAGACGGAACGTCCGACAGGGATGCCCATGCCACTCGCACACATAGCCGCGACGAGACGCGCGGCCCGTATCGCGCTCGCCGCGGGACTGGTCGCCGCGCTGGCGGCCGGTTCGCCCGCGCTCGCGGCCGCCTCGGCCCCGGCCGCGCCCGGCTCGGCGGCCGGCGCCTCCGGCGCGGCAGGGACGCCCGGCGCTCCCGGCGGGGACGCGCCGGCCAAGGACGCCGCCGACAAGCTGGGCGCCGCCGACGCCCAACTGCTGGCGAAGGCCAAGGCGGACGGCGACAAGAACGTCACGTTCATGGTCGCCGCGGCGCCCGGCAGCACCGGCAAGGTGGCGGCGGAGCTGCGCGGGCGCGGCGCGAGCGTCGGCAGGACGTACGACGCGCTGGGCTACGTGCGCGCGACCGTGCCGACCGCGAAGGCGGACGCGGCGCTGGCCGCGGCCGGCCGGCTCCCCAGGTGCGCGCGATCGACCTCAAGCAGGAGATCGCGCTCGACGACCCGAGGCCGGCGGCGGACACGGACAAGGCCGCGGGCACGGGCACGGGCACGGGCGCGGACAAGGCCGCGAACACGAACAGCGGCAAGAACACCGGCAAGGGCCACGGCAACGGCACGACCTACCCCGGTCCGGGCAAGGACACCCCGGCGAAGAACCCCTACCAGCCGGCCTTCGAGACCGGCGCCGTGGACTTCGTGCAGCACAACCGCACCTACGACGGCCGCGGCGTGACCATCGGCATCCTCGACTCCGGCGTGGACGTCGGCCACCCGGCGCTGCGGCGCACCACCACCGGCGAGCGCAAGATCGTGGACTGGGTGACGTCCACCGACCCGATCATCGACGGGGACGCGACCTGGCGGCCGATGGTCACCGCGGTCGCCGGCCCCTCGTTCACCGCCGCCTCGCGCACCTGGACCGCGCCCGCGGGCTCGTACTACTTCAGCACCTTCGCCGAGGCCGCCACCAAGGGCGGCGACATGGCCGGCGACCTCGACCGCGACGGCGACACCACCGACGTGTGGGGCCTGCTCTACGACCCGGCGGCCGGCACCGTGCGGGTGGACCTGGACAACGACGGCGACTTCACCGACCAGACCGCGATGAAGCCGTACAAGGACGGCTTCCAAATCGGGCACTTCGGCACGGACGACCCGGCGACCGCGATCTCGGAGTCGATCCCGTTCACCGTGGAGATCCGCGAGGACGTGCCCATGGACCCCTACGGCGGGACATGGGTCGGCAAGACCGCGGACTTCGTGAACATCGGCGTGGTGCAGTCCGAGCACGGCACCCACGTCGCGGGCATCACCAGCGCGTACGGGCTGTTCGGCGGCGCGATGAACGGCGCCGCGCCCGGTGCGAAGATCGTCTCCTCGCGGGCCTGCACCTGGTCCGGCGGCTGCACCAGCACCGCGCTGACCGAGGGCATGATCGACCTGGTGGTCAACCGGCACGTGGACGTGGTCAACATGTCCATCGGCGGCCTCGGCGCCCTCAACGACGGCGCCAGCGCCCGCGACCGGCTCTACCAGCAGCTCGTCGACACCTACGGCGTGCAGCTGGTCATCTCGGCCGGCAACGACGGCCCCGGCGTCAACACGATCAGCGACCCGGGTCTGGCCGACCACGTGCTCAGCGTCGGCGCCTCCATCTCCAAGCAGACGTGGGCGGCGAACTACGGCTCGCAGACCACCGCGGCGTACTCGCTGCTCCCCTTCTCCGCCCGCGGCCCGCGCGAGGACGGCGGCCTCGCGCCGGTGATCACCGCGCCCGGCGCGTCCATCAACGCCGTCCCCACCTGGGAGCCCGGCGCACCGGTGAAGGAGGCCGGCTACGGCCTGCCGCCCGGCTACGCGATGCTCCAGGGCACCTCGATGGCCTCCCCGCAGGCGACCGGCGCCGCCGCGCTGCTGCTGTCGGCGGCCAAGGCACGGCATCTGACGGTCACCCCGGCGCAGTTGCGCACCGCCCTGACCAGCACGGCCAAGGACATCCGCGGCTTCCAGACGGTCGACCAGGGCGCCGGCCTGGTGGCCGTCGGCCCCGCCTGGGACCTGCTGCGGCGCGGCGTGTCCGCCGACACCTACACGGTCAAGGCGCCGGTGGACACGGTGCTGTCGGACTACCTGACGACCCCCGGCTACGGCACCGGCGTCTACGACCGTGAGGGCGGCCTGAAGGCCGGCCAGCGGCGCACCTACAGCGTGACCGTGACCCGCACCGGCGGTCCGGCGTACGCCCAGCCGCACACCCTGACCTGGGCGCACAACGACGGCACCTTCCGCGTCGAGGGCTCCCCCGTGGTGCGGCTGCCGCTGAACCAGCCGGTGACGGTACGGATCACCGCGGCGCCGCGGTCGGCCGGCGTGCACAGCGGCCTGCTCACCGTGGACGACCCGCTGACCCGCGGCGCGGACACGCAGATCCCGGCCGCGGTGGTGGTCGCCACGCCGGTCGCCGCGCCCTCGTACACCCTGACCCGCTCCGGCAGCATCCAGCGCGACGTGACCACCTCGTACTTCGTGACCGTGCCGGCCGGCGCGACCGCGCTGGAGGTCGCCATGGACGGTCTGAAGCCGGGCAGCCAGACCCGCTTCCTGACCATGCACCCCTACGGTGTGCCGCTGGACTCGACGCAGACCATCGACTGCTACCCCAACTACGACAACCCGGCGAACACCTGCCGCCCCGACGTGCGGTCCTACGCCGACCCGACGCCGGGCGTGTGGGAGATCTCGGTGGAGGCGCGGCGCACCTCGCCGCAGCTGGACAACCCCTACCGGCTGACCGTCTCGCTGCTCGGCGCGGCCTTCGACCCGGCGGTGCGCACCCTGCCCGAGGCGACGGTCGGCACGCCGGAGCCGGTCGACTGGAGCGTCACCAACGGCTTCGCCGCGATCGACGGCACGCTGGAGGGCGGCCCGCTCGGCTCCGCGCACACCGCGGCGCCCACGATCGCGCAGGGCGACACGCAGACCACCGAACTGGCGCTGCCGGCCGGCGTCTCCCGGCTGGACGTGTCGATCGGCTCCACCTCCGACACCGGCGCCGACCTCGACCTGTACGTCTACCGGGACGGCGTGCTGGTCGCGCAGTCCGCGGACGGCGACGCGGAGGAGTCGGTGAGCCTGACCGCGCCGGCAGCCGGGACGTACACCTTCGAGGTGGACGGCTACGCGGTGCCGGCCGGCACCACCTCCTACGCCTACGAGGACGTCTACTTCGCCGACTCGCTCGGCACGGTGAGCGTCGGCGGCGACCCCCGGATCGACCTGCCGCACGGCGCGACGGCCCGGGTCTCCGCCTCCCTGACCGCCGCGGCGCCCGCGCCGGCGGGACGTCGGCTCTTCGGCGAGGTCCGCCTGCTGGACGCCCGCGGCTCGGTCGCGGGCAAGGGCAGCGTGATCGTCACCTCGACGGCGCCGTAGCGCCGCCACACGCCATTCGGCGGGGAGGACCGCGGGGCGGGCGCTCAGGGGGCGCCCGCCCCGCGGGTCGTTCGCGGCCGGGCGCCGCGCCCGGCCGCGCCGGCAGGCGGCCGGTCACTCGCGGGGCGTGCCCGCCGCGGCCGGCGTGGTGCGCAGCAGGGCCCTGGCGGGCAGCGCGGTCGCCGCCAGGCCCAGGACGACGGTGGCCGCGGCGATGCCGAGGGCGGTGCCCGGCTGCACGTGCGGCGCGCCGCCGGTCAGACCGCGGGCGACGGGGACCAGCGTGACCCACGCGATGGCCCCGCCGATCAGCAGTCCCGCGGCGGACACCAGCAGCGCCTCCCAGCGCATCATCCGCAGCACTTGGCGGCGCGTGGTGCCGGCCAGCCGCAGCAGCGCGACCTCCCGGCGGCGGTCCAGCACCGTCATCACCAGCGTGTTGCCCGCGGCGACGGCCGCGAAGCCGCCGAGCACCGCGGCCATCACCCGGTTGGCCCAGGCGTTCAGCTCCAGGTCCTTGTTCACGCTCGCCCGGTAGCCCGCGCGGTCGGTGACGGTCAGCCCCGGCTCGCCGAGCCCGGCCAGCGCCCGGCCGACGTCCGCGGGGCGCGCGCCGGCCCGGTCGCGCACCAGCACCTGCGTGTCGTACGCGGTGGCGGCGTGCGGGGCGACCGCGGCGCGCGGCAGCAGCAGTTGGCCCAGGCCCAGGCCGCGCCCGTAGACCGCGACGACGCGCGGGCGGATCTGCGTGCCGTCGCCCAGCCACAGCGACAGGCGCCCGCCGACCTTCACCTTCGCGGTGCCGGCGAGCAGCGTGTCGACCGCGACGGTGCGGCCGTCGCCGGTCAGCGCGCCGAGCGAGCCCGACCTCAGATCGAGGTCGAGGACCTTCGGCAGCCGGGCCGGGTCGCCGCCGACGCCGAGGACGTCCGCGGAGTTCAGCGATCCCCCGGCGCGGTAGAGCGCGCCGGTGCGCAGCACCCCGACCGCCGTGTCCACGCCCGGTGCGCGGGCCGCGCGCGGCGCGGCGGAGGCGGGCAGCCCCGGCCCCGACGAGCCCAGCACCTGGTCGGCCACGACCCCCTCGCGGACCTGCCGCTGCGCGGTGTGCGTGATCGAGTCCTGCATGCACAGCAGCGTGCCGCAGAAGGCGGTGACCAGCACGATCGGCGTGATCGCGAAAGCCAGCCGACGGGCGCCCGCGCGGGTGTTGGCGGCGGCGAGCGCGGCGGGCGCGGACCGGGCCGCGCGCAGCGGCAGCCCGAGCACGACCGCGGCGAACCAGGCCACCACGGGACCCAGCAGGGCGACGGCGACCATGAAGCTGAAGACCACGCCGAGGGCGACGGACGCGGCGTCGTCGCCGGTGGTGTACGCGGCGACCGCGGACAGCACGCAGCCGCCGGCCAGCGCGGCCACGCCCAGCACGGTACGGATCACGCCGGGGCGGCGGCGCTCCACCGCGGCCTCGCCCAGCGCCCGGCTGGGCCGGGCCCGGGACGGGCGGCGCGCGGCCAGGTAGCCGGCCAGCAGCGAGGCGAGCAGGCCCGCGCCGATCGCGACGACCATCGGGATCCAGCCGACGGACAGCGTCACGCCGCGCGGCACCGCGTCCCGGTCCACGAGCTGGTCGAACCACCAGCGGGCCAGCGCCAGGCCCGGCAGGATGCCGGCGGCGCCCGCGAGCGGCGCGACGAGCAGCGCCTCGACCGCCACCGTGCGGCGGATCTGCCGCGGCGTCGCGCCGACCGCGCGCAGCAGCGCGATCTCCCGGCCGCGCTGGCCGACCGCGAGGGAGACCGTGCCCATCACCACGAACACCGCGGTCGCGGCGGCGATCCCGCCGAAGGACGCGCCGAGCGCGATCAGCATCTCGCGCGCGGTCGCCAGGTCCGGCGCTTCGGCGGCGCCGCGGTCCTGGCCGGTCCACACCTTCAGGTGCGGCAGGGTCGGGTCCGGCGTCTCGGCCTCGGCCTCGCTCTGGCCATGCGCCTGGGCCTGGGTCTGGGCCTGACCCTGGGTCTGGGTCTGGGTCTGACCCTGGGTCTGGGTCTGGGCTTGGCCCTGGGTCTGGGTCTGGGCTTGGCCCTGGGTCTGGGTCTGGCCCTGGCTCTGGGCTTGGCCCTGGCTCTGGGCTTGGCCCTGGGCCCGGACTTGGCCCTGGGTCTGGGTCTGGGCTTGGCCCTGTGCGCGGGCCTGGGCCTGCCTCTGGGCGTGCGGCGCCTGGCCCTGGTTCGCCAGCGCCTTCCTGACCTGTGCCGCCAGGTCCGGCGTCGCCACGCCGGGCCGCCCGTACACCGCGATCGCGTCCGCCAGCCCCGGGTGCCCGGCGAGTGCCGAGGCGACGGAGTCCGCGACGTAGGCCTCCGGCGCGGACCCCGGCCCCGCCGCCCGTGCCGCCGTGCCGCCGCCGAGCACCCCGGACACCCGGTACGTCGCGGTCCCCGCGGGCGTCGTCAGCGTGATCCGGTCCCCCACCCCGGCCCCGGCCGCCCGCGCGGCCGCGGCGTCCAACACCACCTCGCCGGCGCCAGGGGCGTGAACGGCCGGCCCCGCGCCCGACGGTGCGGCGGACGCCGTATCGGACGCCGCATCCCCCGTGGACGCCGCGTCCCCCGCCGACGCCGCATCCCCCGCCGACGCCGCATCCCCGGCGGACGCCGTCGAGGCGATCGTGTGGGCGGACCAGTCGCGGACCGTCAGGTCCGGCAGGTGCGCGGCCGTGGCCGGGAAGGAGACGTCGGGCACGGCCGCGGCCACCGACGGCAGCGCGGCGACGCGCGTGGCGAGCGCGGCCGGCAGGCGGGGCCGGTCGGTGAGCGGCTCGGACTCGGTGTCCCGGTCGTCGCCGTGGCCGGTGGTGACGCTCGCCTGCGGATCGGCCGCGACGACGACCGGCACATGGGCGTAGCGGGCCGGCGGCACGTGCGCGGTGATGCCGGTCTGCAGCAGCGTGCCGCACGCGGTCACCACGGCCGCGGCGAACAGCAGCGCGACGAACGTGCCGACGAAGGACGCCGGGCGGAACCGCACCGAGGCGCGGGCGAGGCCGTTCACGCCGCGGCCCCCAGCGAGCCGCCGCGCGCGGTCAGCGCGACCATGCGGTCGGCGATCGCGGTCGGGTCGGGCGAGGTGAGCTGTCCGGCCAGCGCGCCGTCGGCGAGGAAGAGCACCCGGTCGGCGTACGAGGCGGCGACCGGGTCGTGGGTGACCATGACGACGGTGGCGCCCATCGCGTCCACCGCGCGCCGCAGCAGCCCGAGCACGTCGCGCGCGGTGCCGGTGTCCAGCGCGCCGGTCGGCTCGTCGGCGAAGACCACCTCGGGCTCGGTGACCAGCGCGCGGGCGATCGCCACCCGCTGCTGCTGTCCGCCGGACAGCTGCCCGGGGCGCCGCCTGCCGTGCCCCTCCAGGCCGACCGAGGCGAGCACCGCCGCCGCCCGCGCGCGGTCCGGGCGGCGCCCGGCCAGGCGCTGCGGCAGCAGGACGTTCTGCTGCACGGTCAGCGACGGCAGCAGGTTGAAGGACTGGAAGACGAAGCCGACGCGGCTGCGCCGCAGCCGGGTCAGCTGGTTCTCGCCGAGCCCGGTGATGTCCTGGCCGCCGAGCAGCACCGCGCCCGAGGTCGGCCGGTCCAGCCCGGCCGCGCACTGCAGGAAGGTGCTCTTGCCGGAGCCGGAGGGTCCCATCACGGCGGTGAAGCTCTGCCGTGGCAGCGCCAGGTCCACGCCGCGCAGCGCGTGCACGGCGGCGTCGCCCTTCCCGTAGGTGCGGCGCACCTCACGCAGTTCGACCGCGTGCTCCATGGCCGTGGGCCCCTTCCGTCCTTGTTCCGTCCTCGGTGGCGTCCTCCGCGGCGCACCCGGCGCCGACCCTCCCGACGCTACGGAGCGCGACGCCGGGCGACCATGGCGCTCGCCGCCGTCCCCGGGGTGGGGACAACCCCCGTGCCGAGGGGATAGAAGCCGCGTGACCGCGGGAAGGGTTCCGGCACACCCCCGCAGCGGCGGCCGCGTCGACGCGGCCGCCGGGAGGGACGGACGGCGGGCGACCGCCGCAGGGACGGAGGCCCGATGACCCGGGAACGGCTCGCCGCGATGTACGGCGTGGACGTCGTGTACCACCCCGCGCCCGGCGTGGAGCAGCGCGTTCCCGCGGACAGCGTCGTCGCCGTGCTGGCCTCGCTGGGCGTGGACGCGAGCACCGACCGCGCGGTGCGCGACGCGCTCGCCGCCGCGGAGCAGCGCCGCACGCACGCGCTGCTGCCGCCGTGCACGGTGGTGCGGGCGCCGCGCGGCGGCGCGGGCCCGTCGCTGCGCGCGGCGTTGCCGGACCTGCCCGAGGGCACCCGGCTGACCGTGCGGACCGCGGCCGGCGAGGAGCTGCCCGACCCGCCGCGCACCCCCGGCCGCTACGCGCTGCGGGCCGCCGCGCCCGACGGCAGGACCGCGCACGGCGACCTGGTCGTGGCCCCCGCCCGGCTGCCCGGCCCGCCCGGCCGCACCTTCGGCTTCATGGCGCAGCTGTACTCGGTGCTGTCCTCGCGGTCGTGGGGCATGGGCGACCTCGGCGACCTGGCCGACCTCGCCGCCTGGTCGGGGCGGACGCTCGGCG from Actinacidiphila sp. DG2A-62 includes:
- a CDS encoding ATP-binding protein; the encoded protein is MKTWPPTPRSVAKARWLLLGHLEVWGLDSLAGDAVLVLTELVTNAVKHAHPPYGNVIATRFERLEHGVRIEVHDIAEQRPQLRSASDDAESGRGLLLVDALCEGQWGVQDREGPGKIVWAVLSRTGGPQGTRNRAAV
- a CDS encoding helix-turn-helix domain-containing protein, with protein sequence MSTPTPNGTLRAVRMGLLMSQDDFARALREAGERAGAPNDASKRLVQRWESGTTAAPRAVYARALESVTGLPIESLGFAAPVPEARLASDGHGGHDLEARTAGTTTRGAQPTARASTPSNYSGVWLSRYEYYSSGRQDTFTGLHHVVVLQHGSRLTVRSIPGSADSQLTMDLTVDGPVVTGTWVEQTADESYYRGARYHGAIQMLAEPTGRRLSGKWVGFGKEMDVNTGPWDLVFQDASTNKATLAAYGRRPESA
- a CDS encoding ABC transporter permease, whose protein sequence is MNGLARASVRFRPASFVGTFVALLFAAAVVTACGTLLQTGITAHVPPARYAHVPVVVAADPQASVTTGHGDDRDTESEPLTDRPRLPAALATRVAALPSVAAAVPDVSFPATAAHLPDLTVRDWSAHTIASTASAGDAASAGDAASAGDAASTGDAASDTASAAPSGAGPAVHAPGAGEVVLDAAAARAAGAGVGDRITLTTPAGTATYRVSGVLGGGTAARAAGPGSAPEAYVADSVASALAGHPGLADAIAVYGRPGVATPDLAAQVRKALANQGQAPHAQRQAQARAQGQAQTQTQGQVRAQGQAQSQGQAQSQGQTQTQGQAQTQTQGQAQTQTQGQTQTQTQGQAQTQAQAHGQSEAEAETPDPTLPHLKVWTGQDRGAAEAPDLATAREMLIALGASFGGIAAATAVFVVMGTVSLAVGQRGREIALLRAVGATPRQIRRTVAVEALLVAPLAGAAGILPGLALARWWFDQLVDRDAVPRGVTLSVGWIPMVVAIGAGLLASLLAGYLAARRPSRARPSRALGEAAVERRRPGVIRTVLGVAALAGGCVLSAVAAYTTGDDAASVALGVVFSFMVAVALLGPVVAWFAAVVLGLPLRAARSAPAALAAANTRAGARRLAFAITPIVLVTAFCGTLLCMQDSITHTAQRQVREGVVADQVLGSSGPGLPASAAPRAARAPGVDTAVGVLRTGALYRAGGSLNSADVLGVGGDPARLPKVLDLDLRSGSLGALTGDGRTVAVDTLLAGTAKVKVGGRLSLWLGDGTQIRPRVVAVYGRGLGLGQLLLPRAAVAPHAATAYDTQVLVRDRAGARPADVGRALAGLGEPGLTVTDRAGYRASVNKDLELNAWANRVMAAVLGGFAAVAAGNTLVMTVLDRRREVALLRLAGTTRRQVLRMMRWEALLVSAAGLLIGGAIAWVTLVPVARGLTGGAPHVQPGTALGIAAATVVLGLAATALPARALLRTTPAAAGTPRE
- a CDS encoding ABC transporter ATP-binding protein, with the protein product MEHAVELREVRRTYGKGDAAVHALRGVDLALPRQSFTAVMGPSGSGKSTFLQCAAGLDRPTSGAVLLGGQDITGLGENQLTRLRRSRVGFVFQSFNLLPSLTVQQNVLLPQRLAGRRPDRARAAAVLASVGLEGHGRRRPGQLSGGQQQRVAIARALVTEPEVVFADEPTGALDTGTARDVLGLLRRAVDAMGATVVMVTHDPVAASYADRVLFLADGALAGQLTSPDPTAIADRMVALTARGGSLGAAA